A section of the Saccharopolyspora gregorii genome encodes:
- a CDS encoding GMC oxidoreductase — translation MPELSRRSVLKGAAVATGLTALGAPSAAASNRVRLTREEHRVVVIGSGFGGGVTALRLAQAGVPVLVLERGVRWPTGPNADTFPSITRPDSRISWLGSTPSLFGLELAPFDRFTGLIEQVPGRGMDIMCAAGVGGGSLVYQGMTLQPDEDVFNATLPEQLDYRRMAREHYPRVASMLRLATAPDELIASATYEPSRAFARGVERAGYPLSKIPMPIDWDYALRELTGELKPSYTNGDCAFGVNNGGKHSVDVTYLAAAEATGRVTVAPQHHVTDVAQAPDGRWQVHVDRIATDGTVLEQKVITAGALVMAAGTANTTKLLMRAAAKERIRDLPDGLGSGWGSNGDRIYTWTSFAEDFGSPQGGPVVYGSLEWDDPARANTVIQASIPPIADLRTTMLVGYGVSEGRGEFVYDAHADDAVLHWPHDGDAELARHVDERVARIAGDGAVRLDTTSLVPNTWHPLGGASMGSVCDLAGRVLGKRGLYVLDGALLPGTSAACNPSMTIAAVAERATDELVAHDVGTVI, via the coding sequence ATGCCCGAACTGAGCCGACGTTCCGTCCTCAAAGGCGCCGCCGTCGCCACCGGCCTCACCGCGCTCGGCGCGCCGAGCGCCGCCGCGTCGAACCGGGTGCGGCTGACCCGCGAGGAACACCGGGTCGTCGTCATCGGATCCGGGTTCGGCGGCGGGGTCACCGCGCTGCGCCTCGCCCAGGCCGGGGTGCCGGTGCTGGTGCTGGAACGCGGCGTCCGGTGGCCCACCGGGCCGAACGCGGACACCTTCCCGAGCATCACGCGGCCGGATTCGCGCATCTCCTGGCTGGGGTCCACGCCGTCGCTGTTCGGCCTGGAGCTCGCCCCGTTCGACCGCTTCACCGGGCTGATCGAGCAGGTCCCCGGCCGCGGCATGGACATCATGTGCGCCGCGGGGGTCGGTGGCGGCTCGCTGGTCTACCAGGGCATGACGCTGCAACCGGACGAGGACGTGTTCAACGCGACGCTGCCCGAGCAGCTCGACTACCGGCGGATGGCGCGGGAGCACTACCCGCGGGTGGCGTCGATGCTGCGCCTGGCGACCGCACCGGACGAGCTGATCGCCAGCGCGACCTACGAGCCGTCCCGCGCGTTCGCCCGCGGCGTCGAGCGCGCCGGGTACCCGCTGTCGAAGATCCCGATGCCGATCGACTGGGACTACGCGCTGCGCGAGCTGACCGGCGAGCTCAAGCCGTCCTACACCAACGGGGACTGCGCGTTCGGCGTGAACAACGGCGGCAAGCACTCCGTCGACGTCACCTACCTCGCCGCCGCCGAAGCCACCGGACGGGTCACCGTCGCACCCCAGCACCACGTCACCGACGTGGCGCAGGCCCCCGACGGGCGCTGGCAGGTGCACGTGGACCGCATCGCCACCGACGGCACCGTGCTGGAGCAGAAGGTCATCACGGCCGGGGCGCTGGTGATGGCGGCGGGCACCGCGAACACCACCAAGCTGCTGATGCGGGCCGCCGCCAAGGAGCGGATCCGCGACCTGCCCGACGGTCTCGGCTCCGGCTGGGGCTCCAACGGGGACCGCATCTACACCTGGACCAGCTTCGCCGAGGACTTCGGCTCGCCCCAGGGCGGTCCCGTCGTCTACGGCAGCCTGGAGTGGGACGACCCGGCGCGGGCCAACACGGTCATCCAGGCGTCGATCCCGCCGATCGCGGACTTGCGCACCACGATGCTCGTCGGCTACGGGGTCAGCGAGGGCCGCGGCGAGTTCGTCTACGACGCGCACGCCGACGACGCGGTGCTGCACTGGCCGCACGACGGCGACGCCGAGCTGGCCCGGCACGTCGACGAGCGGGTCGCCCGCATCGCCGGGGACGGCGCGGTGCGGCTGGACACCACCTCGCTGGTGCCGAACACCTGGCACCCGCTGGGCGGCGCGTCGATGGGCTCGGTCTGCGACCTGGCCGGGCGGGTGCTCGGCAAGCGCGGGCTGTACGTGCTCGACGGCGCGCTGCTGCCCGGCACCAGCGCGGCCTGCAACCCGTCCATGACCATCGCCGCTGTCGCCGAACGCGCCACCGACGAACTCGTCGCCCACGACGTCGGCACGGTGATCTGA
- a CDS encoding TetR/AcrR family transcriptional regulator produces MRERRALLTPQRTDARRNREIILRAADEAFAEGSEPVQIEEIARRAGLGRATVYRHFSDRHALATTVAAHRIDALARLVDGAEREHRPFRELLHVVLSDLVVRRPLVNLIRQLPEQEQQRFADALVTVLTPAFHRAQAAAEVRTDLDPADLVLVLEMVEGALASKLPRADDAVRKLIAVTLDGLCPRPG; encoded by the coding sequence GTGCGCGAACGGCGAGCGTTGCTGACCCCGCAGCGCACCGACGCCCGCCGCAACCGCGAGATCATCCTGCGGGCGGCGGACGAGGCGTTCGCCGAAGGCTCCGAACCGGTGCAGATCGAGGAGATCGCGCGCCGCGCCGGGCTCGGCCGCGCTACCGTCTACCGCCACTTCTCCGACCGGCACGCGCTGGCCACCACCGTCGCGGCGCACCGCATCGACGCCCTCGCGCGCCTCGTCGACGGCGCCGAACGCGAGCACCGGCCGTTCCGCGAGCTGCTGCACGTCGTGCTGTCCGACCTGGTGGTGCGGCGGCCGCTGGTCAACCTCATCCGGCAGCTGCCCGAGCAGGAGCAGCAGCGCTTCGCCGACGCCCTGGTCACCGTGCTCACCCCCGCCTTCCACCGCGCGCAGGCCGCGGCCGAAGTGCGCACCGACCTCGACCCGGCCGACCTCGTGCTCGTGCTGGAGATGGTCGAAGGGGCGCTCGCCTCGAAGCTGCCGCGCGCCGACGACGCGGTGCGCAAGCTGATCGCCGTCACCCTCGACGGGCTCTGCCCGCGCCCCGGCTGA
- a CDS encoding TIGR03557 family F420-dependent LLM class oxidoreductase, with protein sequence MVRIGYTLMTEQSGPRALVRHAPLAEDAGFDFAVMSDHYSPWLDAQAHSPYAWSVLGAVTQVTERLELMTYVTAPILRYHPAIVAQKAATIGLLSQDRFTLGLGAGENLNEHVVGRGWPSVGVRHEMLVEAVEIIRALSGGDRVDYAGEHFRVDAGKLWDVPARPVPIGIAVSGPGSTSRFAPLAETMIATDPSEALCRGWDSAGGGDRKVGQLPVSWGTDRDAAIERAHEQFRWFAGGWRVNADLPGPAGFAAATRFVRPEDVAENIPCGPDAEPIVDAVSSFRDAGFTDVALVQVGGDEHQDGFFEFSRRELLPRLRSLVG encoded by the coding sequence ATGGTTCGGATCGGATACACGTTGATGACCGAGCAGTCCGGCCCGCGCGCGCTGGTGCGCCACGCCCCGCTCGCCGAGGACGCCGGCTTCGACTTCGCGGTGATGAGCGACCACTACTCGCCCTGGCTGGACGCCCAAGCGCACTCGCCGTACGCGTGGAGCGTGCTCGGCGCGGTCACCCAGGTGACCGAGCGGCTGGAGCTGATGACCTACGTGACCGCGCCGATCCTGCGCTACCACCCGGCGATCGTGGCGCAGAAGGCCGCGACGATCGGGTTGCTCTCGCAGGACCGGTTCACGCTCGGGCTCGGCGCCGGGGAGAACCTCAACGAGCACGTCGTGGGCCGCGGCTGGCCGTCGGTCGGCGTCCGGCACGAGATGCTCGTCGAGGCCGTCGAGATCATCCGCGCGCTCTCCGGCGGTGACCGGGTCGACTACGCGGGCGAGCACTTCCGCGTCGACGCCGGGAAGTTGTGGGACGTGCCTGCGCGGCCGGTGCCGATCGGCATCGCCGTGTCCGGCCCGGGATCCACCTCCCGGTTCGCGCCGCTGGCCGAGACGATGATCGCGACCGATCCCAGCGAGGCGCTGTGCCGCGGCTGGGACTCCGCAGGTGGCGGCGACCGGAAGGTCGGCCAGCTGCCGGTGTCCTGGGGCACCGACCGGGACGCGGCGATCGAGCGGGCGCACGAGCAGTTCCGGTGGTTCGCCGGCGGCTGGCGGGTCAACGCGGACCTGCCCGGACCGGCCGGGTTCGCCGCGGCGACCCGGTTCGTGCGGCCCGAGGACGTGGCCGAGAACATCCCGTGCGGCCCGGACGCCGAGCCGATCGTGGACGCGGTCTCGTCGTTCCGGGACGCCGGGTTCACCGACGTCGCCCTCGTGCAGGTCGGCGGGGACGAGCACCAGGACGGGTTCTTCGAGTTCTCCCGGCGCGAACTGCTGCCCCGGCTCCGCAGCCTCGTGGGCTGA
- a CDS encoding phosphatase PAP2 family protein, with translation MSTPAVQPSLAAEPNPYVPGLSSDLYRGIAGAGAASPEWLQAFAEFFTEAAIIGFLAAFAVLFVQARNDEDHVMARAVLPPLGTALAYLVSEVVKSFVQEDRPCRAVAHAQSIAACPELGDWSFPSNHSTIAAAAAIGLFCARRSWGWAAVVVGLLTGLSRVFVGVHYPHDVLVGLLLGGAVAALLPLLAERITPLVGRLRETSAGELVLGAGDDGWDDFADYDDRDEHEHFDEFDDFDGVRGEDRARAGRPAPVADDDRTVQLPAVDDATVQLPTVRR, from the coding sequence ATGTCGACACCTGCCGTTCAGCCGTCGTTGGCCGCCGAGCCGAACCCGTACGTGCCCGGCCTGAGCTCCGACCTGTACCGGGGCATCGCGGGCGCGGGCGCGGCGAGCCCCGAGTGGCTGCAGGCGTTCGCCGAGTTCTTCACCGAGGCCGCGATCATCGGCTTCCTCGCGGCCTTCGCCGTGCTGTTCGTCCAGGCGCGCAACGACGAGGACCACGTGATGGCCCGCGCCGTGCTGCCGCCGCTGGGCACCGCGCTCGCCTACCTGGTCAGCGAGGTCGTCAAGTCCTTCGTCCAGGAGGACCGGCCGTGCCGCGCGGTCGCGCACGCGCAGTCCATCGCGGCCTGCCCGGAGCTGGGCGACTGGTCGTTCCCCAGCAACCACTCCACGATCGCCGCGGCCGCCGCGATCGGCCTGTTCTGCGCGCGCCGCAGCTGGGGCTGGGCGGCGGTCGTCGTCGGGCTGCTGACCGGGCTGTCCCGGGTGTTCGTCGGCGTGCACTACCCGCACGACGTGCTGGTGGGCCTGCTGCTGGGCGGGGCCGTCGCGGCGCTGCTGCCGTTGCTGGCCGAGCGGATCACCCCGCTGGTGGGCCGGCTCCGCGAGACGTCCGCGGGTGAACTGGTGCTCGGTGCCGGGGACGACGGCTGGGACGACTTCGCGGACTACGACGACCGGGACGAGCACGAGCACTTCGACGAGTTCGACGACTTCGACGGCGTCCGCGGCGAGGACCGGGCGCGCGCCGGACGTCCCGCGCCCGTCGCGGACGACGACCGCACCGTCCAGCTCCCCGCCGTCGACGACGCCACCGTCCAGCTCCCCACCGTCCGCCGCTGA
- a CDS encoding ATP-binding protein, with protein sequence MQQTTGWILGGLVVLVVLLGAAVALLSARLRQQHKEIEQLSALEPLPAPEPAQAPPAAAVEPPTAPALEPLPVQPDEQFRREVVQGAQEALGGTMRRILALTNNAAGRLHDMQRTHGSDVLEDLLPIDHLLAQAQRRAQLVTVLCGSPPGQQRSPQLMSRLVGAAQSRIHDYERVRLSTRDTTTAVLGRVVEPLSAALAELLDNATRSSPPTAPVDVLITAEYHGVSLEIHDGGVGMPPDSLNQANALLSRGDSEIELTELGNPPRTGLAGCSVLAANYGFTVRLDAASSRGGLRAVLLVPHHLLTTLEQQPVLSAGQDEPGIGPSAPEPAAVPVAAEPDAPRHRQAEPATTTAAGLPKRPRRTMTRSGDLSAPEGASVQPIADGAQRRTTDAAQGLRGLQRATRTTDDDAETAPDHDGDDPLDTSTSRRDARA encoded by the coding sequence ATGCAACAAACGACAGGGTGGATACTCGGCGGCCTGGTGGTCCTGGTGGTGCTGCTGGGAGCCGCGGTGGCGTTGTTGAGCGCTCGGTTGCGCCAACAGCACAAGGAGATCGAGCAGCTCTCGGCGCTCGAACCGCTCCCGGCACCGGAACCCGCGCAGGCCCCGCCTGCCGCGGCCGTGGAACCGCCCACCGCCCCCGCACTGGAACCGCTGCCCGTCCAACCGGACGAGCAGTTCCGCCGCGAGGTCGTGCAGGGCGCCCAGGAAGCGCTCGGCGGCACGATGCGGCGCATCCTCGCGCTGACCAACAACGCGGCCGGGCGGCTGCACGACATGCAGCGCACGCACGGCTCGGACGTGCTGGAGGACCTGCTGCCGATCGACCACCTGCTGGCGCAGGCGCAGCGGCGCGCCCAGCTGGTGACCGTGCTGTGCGGATCCCCGCCCGGCCAGCAGCGCAGCCCGCAGCTGATGTCCCGGCTCGTCGGCGCCGCCCAGTCCCGCATCCACGACTACGAGCGGGTCCGGCTGTCCACCCGGGACACCACCACCGCGGTGCTGGGGCGCGTGGTGGAACCGCTGAGCGCCGCGCTGGCCGAACTGCTGGACAACGCGACCCGCTCCTCCCCGCCGACCGCGCCGGTGGACGTGCTGATCACCGCCGAGTACCACGGCGTCTCGCTGGAGATCCACGACGGCGGGGTCGGCATGCCGCCGGACTCGCTGAACCAGGCCAACGCGCTGCTGTCCCGCGGCGACTCGGAGATCGAGCTGACCGAGCTGGGCAACCCACCGCGCACCGGGCTCGCCGGGTGCAGCGTGCTGGCCGCGAACTACGGGTTCACGGTGCGCCTCGACGCCGCCTCCAGCCGCGGCGGGCTGCGCGCGGTGCTGCTGGTGCCGCACCACCTGCTGACCACGCTGGAGCAGCAGCCGGTGCTCTCCGCCGGGCAGGACGAACCCGGGATCGGGCCGAGCGCCCCGGAACCGGCGGCGGTACCGGTCGCCGCCGAACCGGACGCTCCGCGGCACCGCCAGGCCGAACCGGCCACGACCACCGCCGCCGGACTGCCCAAGCGCCCCCGCCGCACCATGACCCGCTCCGGCGACCTGTCCGCGCCGGAGGGCGCCTCGGTGCAGCCCATCGCCGACGGGGCGCAGCGGCGCACCACCGACGCGGCCCAGGGCCTGCGCGGGCTCCAGCGCGCCACCCGCACCACCGACGACGACGCGGAGACCGCGCCCGACCACGACGGGGACGACCCGTTGGACACGTCCACTTCCAGAAGGGATGCACGAGCATGA
- a CDS encoding roadblock/LC7 domain-containing protein, translating into MTETAPTAPKPDRSWVLDDLVEHSGIRAAIAVSGDGMLLVKNTGLDQADAERWAAVSSPLQACARHGMEPLGYPTGGFEQVLVQHAQGYQLLQPFGEESYLVLVTDADTDLGVVSTEMQMTAKRLGQEMGTAARTAARRSS; encoded by the coding sequence ATGACCGAGACGGCCCCGACGGCGCCGAAACCCGACCGGAGCTGGGTGCTCGACGACCTCGTCGAGCACTCCGGCATCCGGGCGGCCATCGCGGTGTCCGGCGACGGGATGCTCCTGGTCAAGAACACCGGCCTCGACCAGGCCGACGCCGAGCGCTGGGCGGCGGTCAGCTCGCCGCTGCAAGCCTGCGCCCGGCACGGGATGGAACCGCTGGGCTACCCCACCGGCGGTTTCGAGCAAGTGCTGGTGCAGCACGCGCAGGGCTACCAGCTGCTGCAACCGTTCGGCGAGGAGTCCTACCTCGTGCTGGTGACCGACGCCGACACCGACCTCGGCGTGGTGTCGACCGAGATGCAGATGACCGCCAAGCGGCTCGGGCAGGAGATGGGCACGGCTGCGCGCACCGCCGCCAGGCGGAGTTCGTGA
- a CDS encoding DUF742 domain-containing protein has protein sequence MTPGPHRRESELVRSYVLTRGRARAEQPVEPAALVRAAATGGVPELDPDRRRIVQVAQGGALAVAEIAAHTELPLTVALVVVSDLIDEGYLTPASANRPASVPSTDLLQEVLDGLRRLDTSA, from the coding sequence GTGACCCCCGGACCGCACCGCCGGGAATCGGAGCTGGTGCGCTCCTACGTGCTCACCCGGGGCCGGGCCCGGGCGGAGCAACCGGTGGAACCGGCCGCCCTGGTGCGGGCGGCCGCCACCGGCGGGGTGCCCGAGCTCGATCCGGACCGCCGCCGGATCGTGCAGGTCGCCCAGGGCGGTGCGCTCGCGGTCGCCGAGATCGCCGCGCACACCGAGCTGCCGCTGACGGTGGCGCTGGTGGTGGTGTCCGACCTGATCGACGAGGGCTACCTGACGCCCGCCTCGGCGAACCGCCCGGCGTCGGTGCCCAGCACGGATCTGCTGCAGGAGGTGCTCGATGGACTCCGCCGCCTGGACACCTCCGCCTGA
- a CDS encoding GTP-binding protein has translation MDSAAWTPPPESAYVAETVRRSAKILVVGPAGVGKTTFVDTMSEIVPLHTEESLTSASEAVDDLHLTPAKTTTTVALDFGRRTLNDQLVLYLFGTPGQQRFTYLWRTLANGALGALVLADTRRLADSFDVMDQVEELGVPYAIAVNAFDSAPLHSVADLREALDPQPDTPVAVCDARDVGSCTRVLIDLVEHVLLASTSGRHAADPTVRS, from the coding sequence ATGGACTCCGCCGCCTGGACACCTCCGCCTGAGTCGGCCTACGTCGCGGAGACGGTGCGGCGGTCGGCCAAGATCCTCGTGGTCGGCCCGGCCGGGGTCGGCAAGACCACGTTCGTCGACACCATGTCGGAGATCGTGCCGCTGCACACCGAGGAATCGCTGACCTCGGCCAGCGAGGCGGTCGACGACCTGCACCTCACCCCGGCGAAGACGACGACCACCGTGGCGCTGGACTTCGGCCGCCGCACCCTCAACGACCAGCTGGTGCTGTACCTGTTCGGCACGCCGGGCCAGCAGCGGTTCACCTACCTCTGGCGGACGCTGGCGAACGGCGCGCTGGGCGCGCTGGTGCTGGCGGACACCCGGCGGCTGGCGGACTCGTTCGACGTGATGGACCAGGTGGAGGAGCTCGGCGTGCCCTACGCGATCGCGGTGAACGCCTTCGACTCGGCACCGCTGCACTCGGTGGCGGACCTGCGCGAAGCGCTCGACCCGCAGCCGGACACGCCGGTCGCGGTGTGCGACGCGCGGGACGTCGGCTCCTGCACCCGGGTGCTGATCGACCTGGTCGAGCACGTGCTGCTGGCCTCGACCTCCGGCAGGCACGCCGCCGACCCGACGGTGCGCTCGTGA
- a CDS encoding cytochrome P450 — MTALPGPDLQDRIPLHGDEFTAHPDQVYARLRSRGPIVPVTLAPDVPAMLVVDYETALQVLRSPHVFVKDSRRWQDTAPPDTPVLPMMSWRPNTLFADGERHARLRPPVENSLTAVKPAQLRRFVQSSAIRLIGGFTGRGHADLLGEYAAQLPMLVLQQMFGCPAEIAQAMVAAIAALWDGTDPQLANRYLEESVNDLVRYKRANPGDDVTTRMIEHPHGLDDDELQHQLIITMGAGAEPLGNWIANALYLLLTEHRVADAVATGSVALDEALDDVLWRFTPLANYAITYPRHPVYLGRVLLPADEPVVISMAAINTDPALHPSGQIPAGNRAHLAFSAGAHTCPASRPARLIATVALETLLDYVPEVELDDQQPLRWRPGPFHRALTALPVRFPAVSSLADPTTGGSGCPHRSAR; from the coding sequence ATGACGGCCCTGCCCGGCCCCGACCTGCAAGACCGCATCCCGCTGCACGGCGACGAGTTCACCGCGCACCCGGACCAGGTGTACGCGCGGCTGCGCTCCCGCGGCCCGATCGTGCCGGTGACGCTGGCCCCGGACGTGCCCGCGATGCTGGTGGTGGACTACGAGACGGCGCTGCAGGTGCTGCGCAGCCCGCACGTGTTCGTCAAGGACTCCCGCCGCTGGCAGGACACCGCTCCGCCGGACACCCCGGTGCTGCCGATGATGTCGTGGCGGCCGAACACGCTGTTCGCCGACGGGGAGCGGCACGCGCGGCTGCGCCCGCCGGTGGAGAACAGCCTCACCGCGGTGAAACCGGCCCAGCTGCGGCGCTTCGTGCAGTCCAGCGCGATCCGGCTGATCGGCGGGTTCACCGGCCGCGGCCACGCCGACCTGCTCGGCGAGTACGCGGCGCAGCTGCCGATGCTGGTGCTGCAGCAGATGTTCGGCTGCCCCGCCGAGATCGCGCAGGCCATGGTCGCCGCGATCGCCGCGCTCTGGGACGGCACCGACCCGCAGCTGGCGAACCGGTACCTGGAGGAGAGCGTCAACGACCTCGTCCGGTACAAGCGCGCGAACCCCGGCGACGACGTGACGACCCGGATGATCGAGCACCCGCACGGCCTCGACGACGACGAGCTGCAGCACCAGCTGATCATCACGATGGGCGCGGGCGCCGAACCGCTGGGCAACTGGATCGCGAACGCGCTGTACCTGCTGCTGACCGAACACCGGGTGGCCGACGCGGTGGCCACCGGCAGCGTCGCGCTGGACGAAGCGCTCGACGACGTGCTGTGGCGGTTCACCCCGCTGGCGAACTACGCGATCACCTACCCGCGGCACCCGGTGTACCTGGGGCGCGTGCTGCTGCCCGCCGACGAGCCGGTGGTGATCTCGATGGCCGCGATCAACACCGACCCGGCGCTGCACCCATCGGGGCAGATCCCGGCGGGCAACCGGGCGCACCTCGCGTTCAGCGCGGGCGCGCACACCTGCCCCGCGAGCAGGCCCGCGCGCTTGATCGCGACCGTGGCGCTGGAGACCCTTTTGGACTACGTTCCCGAAGTCGAGCTGGATGATCAGCAACCGCTGCGGTGGCGCCCCGGCCCCTTCCACCGGGCGCTGACGGCCCTGCCGGTGCGCTTCCCAGCCGTGTCCTCGCTCGCCGACCCCACCACAGGAGGATCAGGATGTCCGCATCGCAGTGCCCGGTAG
- a CDS encoding cytochrome P450 family protein has translation MSASQCPVAALDPAGADVHGEADRLRAHGSAALVTLPGDVPAWVITDHGELRGLLSDPRVSKDPRQHWPAWIRGEIPADWPLISWVGVDNMFTAFGSEHTRLRGLVSKAFTPRRVQALRPRIEQITAELLDGLAAETGEVDLRTGFTYPLPIAVITDLFGVPAEMRGTLRHIVDEVFRTSATPEETAATAQEMGRFLTDLIESKRQHPGDDLTSGLLAARDEEQNRLSERELADTLILMIGAGHETTVNLLGQAVVALTTHPAQRAALRAGDIGWDDVIEETLRWQPALANVPLRFATTDIKLADGTVIAEGDAILASYAAANRDPGHYDAPEVFDARRGARDHLAFGFGPHFCLGAALARLEAQIALPALFDRFPDLALAVDSDALEPSESFISNGPKALPVRLAG, from the coding sequence ATGTCCGCATCGCAGTGCCCGGTAGCCGCTCTCGACCCGGCCGGTGCCGACGTGCACGGGGAAGCCGACCGGCTGCGCGCGCACGGCTCGGCCGCGCTGGTGACGCTGCCCGGGGACGTCCCGGCGTGGGTGATCACCGACCACGGCGAGCTGCGCGGGCTGCTGTCCGATCCGCGGGTGTCGAAGGACCCGCGGCAGCACTGGCCCGCGTGGATCCGCGGCGAGATCCCGGCGGACTGGCCGCTGATCTCCTGGGTCGGCGTGGACAACATGTTCACCGCGTTCGGCTCGGAGCACACCCGGCTGCGCGGCCTCGTGTCGAAGGCGTTCACGCCGCGCCGGGTGCAGGCGCTGCGTCCCCGCATCGAGCAGATCACCGCCGAGCTGCTGGACGGCCTGGCCGCGGAGACCGGCGAGGTGGACCTGCGCACCGGCTTCACCTACCCGCTGCCGATCGCGGTCATCACCGACCTGTTCGGAGTGCCCGCCGAGATGCGCGGGACGCTGCGCCACATCGTCGACGAGGTGTTCCGCACCTCCGCCACCCCGGAGGAGACGGCGGCGACGGCGCAGGAGATGGGCCGCTTCCTCACCGACCTCATCGAATCGAAGCGGCAGCACCCCGGCGACGACCTCACCAGCGGACTGCTCGCGGCCCGCGACGAGGAGCAGAACCGGCTCAGCGAACGGGAACTCGCCGACACCCTGATCCTCATGATCGGCGCCGGGCACGAGACCACGGTGAACCTGCTCGGCCAGGCCGTGGTCGCGCTGACCACGCACCCCGCGCAGCGCGCCGCGCTGCGCGCGGGCGACATCGGCTGGGACGACGTGATCGAGGAGACGCTGCGCTGGCAGCCGGCGCTGGCGAACGTGCCGCTGCGGTTCGCCACCACCGATATCAAGCTCGCCGACGGCACCGTCATCGCCGAGGGCGACGCGATCCTCGCGTCCTACGCGGCGGCGAACCGGGACCCCGGCCACTACGACGCCCCGGAGGTGTTCGACGCCCGCCGCGGCGCGCGGGACCACCTGGCGTTCGGCTTCGGCCCGCACTTCTGCCTCGGCGCGGCGCTGGCGAGGCTGGAGGCGCAGATCGCGCTGCCCGCGCTGTTCGACCGGTTCCCGGACCTCGCCCTCGCGGTGGACTCCGACGCGCTGGAACCGTCCGAGTCGTTCATCTCCAACGGCCCGAAGGCGCTGCCGGTGCGGCTCGCGGGCTGA
- a CDS encoding SixA phosphatase family protein: MTRTLVVCRHAKSAWPDDVEDFERPLTERGERDAPEAGRWLAERVPDIGFALCSPAKRARRTWQLISGVTGKVETRHDKRLYGATAGELIAVLNDVPDEAATAVLVGHNPGLEDLVAVLTGVPHQLATTELAVLTGTGSWSQVEPGWATLQDSAKPRG; this comes from the coding sequence ATGACACGCACTCTGGTGGTGTGCAGGCACGCGAAGTCGGCGTGGCCGGACGACGTCGAGGACTTCGAACGCCCGCTCACGGAACGTGGCGAACGGGACGCGCCGGAGGCGGGGAGGTGGCTGGCCGAGCGGGTGCCCGACATCGGCTTCGCGCTCTGCTCCCCCGCCAAGCGGGCTCGGCGCACCTGGCAGCTGATCTCGGGCGTGACCGGCAAGGTCGAGACCCGGCACGACAAGCGCCTCTACGGCGCCACGGCCGGTGAGCTGATCGCGGTGCTCAACGACGTGCCCGACGAGGCCGCGACCGCGGTGCTGGTCGGCCACAACCCCGGGCTGGAGGACCTGGTCGCGGTGCTGACCGGCGTGCCGCACCAGCTGGCCACGACGGAGCTGGCGGTGCTCACCGGCACCGGTTCCTGGTCCCAGGTCGAACCGGGCTGGGCCACCCTGCAGGACTCGGCGAAGCCTCGGGGATGA
- a CDS encoding zinc-dependent alcohol dehydrogenase family protein, whose product MGRLMRTFEVPGDGGPLRPRERPVPTPAAGEVLVRVRARSINARDLPIVEGRYSMPVPPGRIPLSDAAGTVDAVGAGVRGFQVGDRVMSTFHPEWLHGTLDGWGELYGVQRDGWLAEHVAVAEHSVLPVPEHLSFEEAATLPCAALTAFSALDGIGAGDSVLLQGCGGVSMFALQFARLAGARVLITTSGPVKARWLRELGAPDVIDRTAVPEWGDEVRARTGGRGVDRVVEIGGAGTIGQSLRALAHGGLISLVGNLADGAGLDLGAFLGRGATLRAIAVGSRSDFERMIRVLEQHRLHPLIDRAFPFDEAPEAFTHFATKDTIGKIIIGD is encoded by the coding sequence ATGGGACGACTGATGCGCACGTTCGAGGTGCCCGGGGACGGCGGACCGCTGCGGCCGCGGGAACGCCCGGTGCCGACCCCGGCCGCCGGGGAGGTGCTGGTGCGGGTCCGAGCCCGCTCGATCAACGCCCGCGACCTGCCGATCGTGGAAGGGCGCTACTCGATGCCGGTGCCGCCCGGGCGGATCCCGCTGTCCGACGCCGCGGGCACCGTCGACGCGGTCGGTGCGGGCGTGCGCGGCTTCCAGGTCGGCGACCGGGTGATGAGCACCTTCCACCCGGAGTGGCTGCACGGGACGCTCGACGGCTGGGGCGAGCTGTACGGGGTGCAGCGCGACGGATGGCTCGCCGAGCACGTCGCCGTCGCCGAGCACTCCGTGCTACCGGTGCCGGAACACCTGTCGTTCGAGGAAGCCGCGACGCTGCCCTGCGCCGCGCTCACCGCGTTCTCCGCGCTCGACGGCATCGGCGCCGGTGACTCGGTGCTGCTGCAGGGCTGCGGCGGCGTCTCCATGTTCGCGCTGCAGTTCGCCCGCCTGGCCGGGGCGCGGGTGCTGATCACCACGTCCGGCCCGGTGAAGGCGCGGTGGCTGCGCGAGCTCGGCGCCCCCGACGTCATCGACCGCACCGCGGTCCCCGAGTGGGGCGACGAGGTGCGAGCGCGCACCGGCGGACGCGGCGTGGACCGGGTGGTGGAGATCGGCGGCGCCGGGACCATCGGGCAGTCGCTGCGCGCCCTCGCCCACGGCGGGCTGATCTCGCTGGTCGGGAACCTCGCCGACGGGGCGGGCCTGGACCTCGGGGCGTTCCTGGGCCGCGGCGCGACGCTGCGGGCCATCGCGGTCGGCAGCCGCAGCGACTTCGAACGGATGATCCGCGTCCTCGAGCAGCACCGGCTGCACCCGCTCATCGACCGGGCCTTCCCCTTCGACGAAGCCCCCGAAGCGTTCACCCACTTCGCCACCAAGGACACCATCGGCAAGATCATCATCGGGGACTGA